The DNA window GTCTCGTGTTCGGACACGAGCTCCACTTGGCTCATCAAACCGATCTGCGTTTGCCGGGGCATCCTGGGCAGCCTTTCGAAGCAGCTAAGGGGTGAGGTGACGTCCGAGCCGATGTGCTGCGGTCGGACCATTGATCCGTCCGAGCGCGCTCGACGTCCGGCGGACCGTGTCCACGTTACCCCGACAGTTGCTCCGAATTGGAGTGAATATAGGGGACCCCGCGCACCCGGCAGAGCCCGTTGACCCTTGCTGCCTTCCGGCCCTGGGGGAGTTCACAGGATGCGCGCCGCGCGGGATCCGTTGGCTAGTGTAGCGGGCGGATCTGAGATGGCTCCCCACCGGGTGTACCGAAGCGAGACTTTCCACCCCTGACCAGCCCCATTTGGTGGCCAACCGGGTGCACCCGCTATGCTGCTCCACGGAGGATTCGCCTAGTGGCCTATGGCGCTCGCCTGGAACGCGGGTTGGGTTAACGCCCTCAGGGGTTCAAATCCCCTATCCTCCGCCACAAAAGGGCAGGTCAGGGACTGTTTTGCAGTCTCTGACCTGCCCTTTGTCTATATCAGTGGTCAACATCAGTGCATCTAAGAGGATGCCAGGAAGTCGGCGGACCGTGTTCTGACCGCTATTCGGCTGGTGTGGGGCCACGGTGCCGCCGCTCGACGCAACGGCTTCGGTGCTCCCTGACGACCCACCGGCCCAGTGCGCGTTCGGGATTCGGTGCGGCATGCTCTATCGGGTCAAGGGGCAATCCACTTCCAGGGCCGCTGTCCCCGCTGTCCACGCAAGCAGGCGAGCCGGTAGTCCGCCTGTTCCCGAGCATGGGCGCTGACCGCGGCGTGCCGCAGCGCGAACAGGCACAGCTCGAACGAGCGGACATCACGGATCACTGTGTAGCCCTCCCAGGTGGTGACGTCGGCCCCATAGGCGTGGCGGAATGCATCCCACCGTGAAGGTGGGTCCGACAAGCGGAGCAAGTCCCGGAAGGTGAAGATCCGCTCATGGACAAACTGCTGGTGCTCGTGAACGGGCTGCCACGGTATTGGTCGACACCACCCAACCGGTTGACTGCGTTGAACTGGCCGAACGAATCGAGCTGGCAGCCGACTCACATGCCATGTGGTGACAGTTGGAACCTGTCGTCGGTGCCAACTGCCCGGCCAACCCAGAACCAGTACAAAGCTCGACCGACCTGTCCGGTGACAACTGCGGGTCGTCATCACATCTGGACAGCGCAGAAGCACTCCATGCCCCGACGCCCGATGTCCGAATCCGCATCACCACGGCGGTATGTGCGCAGCGGGATGAGATCCGAACTAGCCCACTGATCCTGTCGCACAGTCGAATACCTCGTTCAACGCATCGCGCAAGAGGTCGGTGTAGGTGTCGATGTCCGGGACTGCAGCGGTGTCGGCATGGACCGAGACGGTGACCGTGTCGCCGAGGCCGTGGACGCCGTGGGTCAGGTGCATTACCGAGCCGATCGCGGGGAAACCGCCGGTGAAACGGACGGGGGCGTTGCCGAAGGTGAGGTCGGCGGGGCCGCGGTGCACGCTCGAGACCACGGTGTGGCCGGCGATCGAGTCGGGGACGATGTCGATCGGGAAGCGGTCGATGTCGCGGCGTAGTAGCGGGGCGGGGGTGACGGCGGTGACGCGGTCCTGGGCGGCCAGCAGTGGATGACGTGCGCGGGTGCGGCGATCGGTCAGTGCCGCGGCGATCTTGTCCGCGCGGACCAGTGGATCCGGTTCATCGATGAACAGGTCGACGCCGAGACTGCGATAGTTGTTGCGGGCCGCTATCCGATTGTCGGACAACGCCATCGGGACTTGCGCGCCGAGGCGGTCCACCGGTTCACCCCGCGCGGCCAGGTAGCGTTCGAGTGCGATCGAGACGGCGGTCAGCACGACAACGGTCACGGTGCGGTCCGGAATCCGCACCCGTTCGGCGGCGCAGACGATCATCCGCACCTGATGAGCGGCGACCGCAGGCCGGTCTGCCAGGTCACCATCGAGCGCGCTCGACCGGTTGATCAGGCTCGGGGTGAATCCGGGTCCCGGCTCCGGAAGCTTTCCTGTAGTGGTGAGTTCGGCCAATTCGCGCTGTGCTCGCCACGCCTGGTACCCGCGCACCACCGTCCGCACAAACTGCAGCGGCATCCTGAGCAGCGCCAGCGCCGAATCCACAGGTATGCGATCCACAGGTGCCGATTCGATTGCCGCAGTGCCGATTCGTCGAGCGAGGCAGCCGGCGTGCGCATCTGCCGCCCCAGCAAACGGATCTGCCGCGGCTTCGGTCCCGGTAGCCAGCTCGGGCCCGGTGAACAACGCCCTGGCGATCTGCGCGGCGCGCCGCCCGTCGGCCAGCGCATGTGACATCTGCAGCACGACCACCGTCGCGGGTCCTGCCGCGCCTCGTCGACCAGGCGCGGGCGCGCCGTCGATCCCGCGGAACACGTGCAACCGCCACGGCCGCACGGCCGCGTCGACTCCGGTGCCGAGCAGTTTGCCGACGACCGTGCACACACCTCGCCAATGTGGTTCCGGAAGGACGTGCTCCACAAATTGCTCGTCGCGGAAATCGCAGGGTACCCACGACGGATAATCCAGATCTCCCGGCAACTCGCGCAGCCGGACGGACAGATCGGCAATGCGTGCACTGCGGCGCGCGACGAACTCGCGCAGTTCCGCGCTGGGACGCCCGGAATCATCGAAGCAATAGAGCATGAACAGGTCATTGGGGGTACGGCTCGACAGCCAGTACATCGTCGCGTCCTGGGCGGCCACCGTACTCACGGCTCGACGATATGGCACCTGTTACCGGAACGACCGGGGCACCCCAGGAAACTGAATGATCTTGTTCCACATTGCGTTCCCAGAAACCTATCGATTCCGGACCGAACCCCTGCTACCGTCTGTAGTAGAAGATGTACCACCACTCACCCAGGGGCGGGGTGCTGGCCATGGCTATTGACGTAGGTCGCAAGATCGGCGAGCAAGCCGATTCCTTCGACGAGCGATATCAGGCTGCGAAGTTCATCAAACGGTCGATCAACAAGGTCTTCCCGACCCATTGGTCGTTCCTGCTCGGCGAGATCGCGCTGTACGCGTTCATCATCCTGCTGTTGTCCGGTGTGTACCTGACCCTGTTCTTCGATCCGTCGATGAACGAGGTCGTCTACAGCGGGGCATATCAGCCGTTGCGCGGCGTCAGCATGTCCCGCGCCTATGAGACCGCGCTGAACATCTCCTTCGAAGTGCGCGGTGGTCTGTTCGTGCGCCAAGTGCACCACTGGGCCGCACTCCTCTTCGCGGCCTCGATCATCGTGCACCTGTTCCGTATCTTCTTCACCGGCGCGTTCCGCAAGCCGCGCGAGGCGAACTGGGTGCTCGGCTCGCTACTGCTGATCCTGGCGATGTTCGAGGGGTACTTCGGCTATTCGCTGCCGGACGACCTGCTCTCGGGCACCGGGCTGCGGGCGGCGTTCTCGTCCATCACCCTCGGCATCCCGGTCATCGGCACCTGGATGCACTGGCTGATGTTCGGCAGCGACTATCCGGGCGACATCATCATCCCGCGCCTGTTCATCGCGCATGTGCTGTTGGTCCCCGGCATCATGCTCGCGCTGATCGCCGCACATATCGCGCTGGTCTGGTATCAGAAGCACACCCAGTTCCCCGGTCCCGGCCGCACCGAACGCAATGTGATCGGCACCCGCATCGTGCCGGTGTTCTCCCTGGATCAGGGCGCGTTCTTTGCGTTCACGCTCGGTGTCGTCGCGATTCTCGGCGGGCTGCTGCAGATCAACCCGATCTGGGCCTTCGGCCCCTATAACCCGGCCGTGGTATCGGCAGGCACCCAGCCGGACTTCTACATGATGTGGACCGACGGCATGATGCGCCTGATTCCGCCCTGGGAGCTGTATCTGGGCCGATATACCGTGCCCGCTCCGGTCTGGGGTGCGCTGATCATGGGCCTGGTGTTCACGATGCTGATCACCTACCCGTGGATCGAACGTAGGCTGACCAAGGACACCGTGCCTCACAATCTGCTGCAGCGCCCGCGTGACGTACCGGTTCGCACCGCGATCGGCGCGATGGCCATCGCGTTCTATGTGGTGCTGACGCTGTCCGGCGTGAACGACATCATCGCCTACAAATTCGATGTCTCACTGAACGCGACGACCTGGGTAGGCCGCATCGGCATCCTGACCCTGCCGCCGCTGGCCTACTTCGTGGCCTACCGCATCTGCCTCGGCCTGCAGCGCAGTGATCGCGCGGTGCTGGAACACGGCATCGAGACCGGCATCATCAAGCGGCTGCCGCACGGCGAGTACATCGAGATCCATCAGCCACTTGGCCCGGTCGACGAGCACGGCCATCCGATTCCCCTGGCATACCAGGGCGCGACAGTCCCGAAGAAGATGAACCAGCTCGGTTCGGCGGGCAAGCCGGGCACCGGCGGGTTCTTCCGCCCCGATCCGCGGCAGGAGTCCAAGCGCAACCTGGCGACCGAGCACGTAGAAGAGCACAAGCAGCTGGCGGTGCTGCGCGCCGCACAGGAGCAGACCGACGGCCACGGCGGCAACGGGCAGGCGCACTGAGCAGCCACGGAAAAGGCTGGGCACACGCGAAGGCCCCGAGTCCGTGCCGACCCGGGGCCCGTGCTGCTCGGCTCAGACGCGACCGTTGTTCAGGCGCGTCCGAACTCCCCCTGCGTTACTCCGGTTAGGAATGCGTCCCACACACCTGGCGTGAACGCCAGCAACGGACCATGGCCGTTGTCTTTGGTATCGCGGACCGCCACATTGCCGTCGACGAGAAATGCGACTTCCACACAGTTCCCGTCGGGGCCACTGTATGTGCTCTTACGCCACACAGCGCCCGTCAAGTCAACCTCCACGGCACTAGCTCCTTTGCTGCGTCGAGAACGAGATTTCTTCTGACATCGTTCTAACTAGCACCGGGATCCGGCGCGGAACGCCGAATCCCGCGGTGCGCCTTGCCAAAGCGCGCGACTTTCACGGTGCGTCGTGATCGCACTGCACTTCGAGGTGAATACACACCTCACGGGGTCGCCCCCGCGCGGTAAAGACTAGCAGGTTCAACGCGCATTTGCCGATCTCTTGCCCATTCAATCATCGCATTTGCCAATCTTGCGAAGATAGGGAGTTGCGGAGACATTGCCGGTAGATGACATTCATTTCTATGTTTGCTGGGCAGCTAACTCTTGCACGATGTGATTGCTCCGTGATCCGTCGAATAATCAACATCGATCTGATCGGGTGGACGCCATCGGCTCCGGCCGTGGATGATGGGCACCATGGTCGAACGTTCGCGCGACGAGGCAGGTCGCGCCCGCAATCCACGTCCGCGCGACCGGTTCGGGCGGCCGCTGCCGGTCGGTAGCGAGGGCGTTCCGCGAATTCCGGATGACCTGAATCTGCCACCCCAGCAAACTCTCTCCTTCGCTCAGCAACTGCTGGATGACGGCCTGGCCTTCAACGCACACGAGGTTTTGGAGGCCGCATGGAAGAACGGACCATTTGCCGAAAGGATGCTGTGGCAGGGGCTCGCGCAATATGCGGTCGGGCTGACCCACATCCAGCGCGAGAATCCGAAGGGCGCGCGCACGCTGCTCACCCGTGCGGTGACCCGGCTGCGCGCCTACGCGAAAGATTCGGGGGCCGGGCACACCGACCCGGATCCGAGCACTGATGCGCCCTATGACATCGACCGCGCCGGTCTGATCGCACACGCCGAAACCCTGCTGATCGCACTGGATACCGGGACGCCGATCCCCGAAGACCGGCTCAAGCCGCGGCTACGGATCGCGTGACACCTACCATGGCGAATGTGTCCGCAACCAGCAGAACGCACCGAACCCGCAGCGGTGCGCGCGTGGAGCCGACCGGTGTCTGACGGTATGGGCGCGGGCAGATACGCGCCGAGCCCGTCCGGCGATCTGCACCTGGGCAATCTCCGAACAGCCGTGCTTGCCTGGCTTTTCGCGCGGTCGACCGGACGACGATTCCTGATCCGCATCGATGATCTGGACCGGGTGCGGCCGGGCGCCGAACAGCGCCAACTGGCCGATCTCGCCGCGATCGGACTGGACTGGGACGGACACGTCGTCCGGCAGAGCGACCGGCTACCCCGCTACCAGGCGGCCATCGATGAACTCACCGCCGCCGGGCGCACCTACGAGTGTTATTGCACCCGAAGGGAAATTCAGCAGGCGGCGACCGCACCGCACGGACCGCTCGGCCACTACCCCGGCACCTGCCGCAACCTGACCGATGCTCAGCGGGCCGCGCATCGCGGCGACGAACGTCCGGCGGCGTTGCGCCTGCGGGTCACCACTGGCGAATTCGACATCGTCGACGAGTTGCACGGGCATTACCGCGGACCGGTCGACGATGTCGTACTGCGCCGCGGCGACGGGATTCCGGCGTACAACCTCGCGGTCGTGGTCGACGATGCGGAACAGGGCATCGACCAGGTCGTGCGCGGTGACGATCTATTGCCGTCGACCCCGCGCCAGGCCTATCTCGCAACCCTGCTCGGCCTCCCGGTTCCGCAGTACGCGCATGTGCCACTGGTGCTGAACGCGGCGGGAAAGCGGCTGGCGAAGCGAGACGGTGCGGTGACACTCGCCGATCAGCTCGCCCTGGGCAACACACCAGATCGGGTGGCGGCCGCGCTCGCTTGTTCACTGGGCTTTCCCCCACTGTCCCCGGCCGAGCTACTGGATGGATTCGACCCGGCCAATATGCCCGAGGAACCGTGGATACTCGACGGGAATGGGTTGTTGCAACCCGCGCGATGTCCGTAACGTACGCAATCGACCGATCTACTGATCACTGACGAGGACGCATATATGACAAGCGGTGGGTACGACCCCAACCAGAATCCGCAAGGCGGGCAGCCGTATGGGCAGCAGTACCCGCAGGGCGGCCAGCAGTACCCGCAGGGCGGGCAGCAGTATCCACAGGGCGGGCAGCAGTATCCACAGGGCGGGCAGCAGTATCCACAGGGCGGGCAACCGCAGTACGGCCAGCAGCCGCCGCAGTACGGACAGCAGCCGCAGTACGGCCAGCAGCCATACGGTCAGCCGCAGGATCCCTACGGCCAGCAGCAGCCCTACCCCCAGCAGCCCTACGGCGGGCAGCCGGAATACGGCTACGGCGGGCAGCCCGGTGATATCGGAACCCGGATCGGTGCCCGCGTCATCGATCATCTGATCGTCGGCATTCCGGTCTACATCATCATCTTCTTCATCGTGGGCTCCGGACTCGGCGGGCAGATCGTGACCGGCCTGGTCAGCTCCATCGCGCTGCTCGGCTACTTCGTCGGTATGGAGACCTCACAGGGCACCACCCTCGGCAAGAAGATGCTGGGTCTGAAGGTTGTGGCGCCCGGTGGCGCGGCGAAGATCAGCCCGGAGACCTCGATCAAGCGCAACCTCTACGTTGCCCTCGGCATCATTCCGTGCATCGGTGGTCTGGCCGAGCTCGGCCTGATCATCTACATGATCATCACCACCTCGCAGGACCCGAACAAGCAGGGCTGGCACGACAAGTTCGCCG is part of the Nocardia sp. NBC_00565 genome and encodes:
- a CDS encoding WS/DGAT domain-containing protein; the protein is MSTVAAQDATMYWLSSRTPNDLFMLYCFDDSGRPSAELREFVARRSARIADLSVRLRELPGDLDYPSWVPCDFRDEQFVEHVLPEPHWRGVCTVVGKLLGTGVDAAVRPWRLHVFRGIDGAPAPGRRGAAGPATVVVLQMSHALADGRRAAQIARALFTGPELATGTEAAADPFAGAADAHAGCLARRIGTAAIESAPVDRIPVDSALALLRMPLQFVRTVVRGYQAWRAQRELAELTTTGKLPEPGPGFTPSLINRSSALDGDLADRPAVAAHQVRMIVCAAERVRIPDRTVTVVVLTAVSIALERYLAARGEPVDRLGAQVPMALSDNRIAARNNYRSLGVDLFIDEPDPLVRADKIAAALTDRRTRARHPLLAAQDRVTAVTPAPLLRRDIDRFPIDIVPDSIAGHTVVSSVHRGPADLTFGNAPVRFTGGFPAIGSVMHLTHGVHGLGDTVTVSVHADTAAVPDIDTYTDLLRDALNEVFDCATGSVG
- the qcrB gene encoding cytochrome bc1 complex cytochrome b subunit; its protein translation is MAIDVGRKIGEQADSFDERYQAAKFIKRSINKVFPTHWSFLLGEIALYAFIILLLSGVYLTLFFDPSMNEVVYSGAYQPLRGVSMSRAYETALNISFEVRGGLFVRQVHHWAALLFAASIIVHLFRIFFTGAFRKPREANWVLGSLLLILAMFEGYFGYSLPDDLLSGTGLRAAFSSITLGIPVIGTWMHWLMFGSDYPGDIIIPRLFIAHVLLVPGIMLALIAAHIALVWYQKHTQFPGPGRTERNVIGTRIVPVFSLDQGAFFAFTLGVVAILGGLLQINPIWAFGPYNPAVVSAGTQPDFYMMWTDGMMRLIPPWELYLGRYTVPAPVWGALIMGLVFTMLITYPWIERRLTKDTVPHNLLQRPRDVPVRTAIGAMAIAFYVVLTLSGVNDIIAYKFDVSLNATTWVGRIGILTLPPLAYFVAYRICLGLQRSDRAVLEHGIETGIIKRLPHGEYIEIHQPLGPVDEHGHPIPLAYQGATVPKKMNQLGSAGKPGTGGFFRPDPRQESKRNLATEHVEEHKQLAVLRAAQEQTDGHGGNGQAH
- a CDS encoding DUF397 domain-containing protein; this translates as MEVDLTGAVWRKSTYSGPDGNCVEVAFLVDGNVAVRDTKDNGHGPLLAFTPGVWDAFLTGVTQGEFGRA
- a CDS encoding DUF309 domain-containing protein; the encoded protein is MVERSRDEAGRARNPRPRDRFGRPLPVGSEGVPRIPDDLNLPPQQTLSFAQQLLDDGLAFNAHEVLEAAWKNGPFAERMLWQGLAQYAVGLTHIQRENPKGARTLLTRAVTRLRAYAKDSGAGHTDPDPSTDAPYDIDRAGLIAHAETLLIALDTGTPIPEDRLKPRLRIA
- the gluQRS gene encoding tRNA glutamyl-Q(34) synthetase GluQRS; amino-acid sequence: MGAGRYAPSPSGDLHLGNLRTAVLAWLFARSTGRRFLIRIDDLDRVRPGAEQRQLADLAAIGLDWDGHVVRQSDRLPRYQAAIDELTAAGRTYECYCTRREIQQAATAPHGPLGHYPGTCRNLTDAQRAAHRGDERPAALRLRVTTGEFDIVDELHGHYRGPVDDVVLRRGDGIPAYNLAVVVDDAEQGIDQVVRGDDLLPSTPRQAYLATLLGLPVPQYAHVPLVLNAAGKRLAKRDGAVTLADQLALGNTPDRVAAALACSLGFPPLSPAELLDGFDPANMPEEPWILDGNGLLQPARCP
- a CDS encoding RDD family protein; translated protein: MTSGGYDPNQNPQGGQPYGQQYPQGGQQYPQGGQQYPQGGQQYPQGGQQYPQGGQPQYGQQPPQYGQQPQYGQQPYGQPQDPYGQQQPYPQQPYGGQPEYGYGGQPGDIGTRIGARVIDHLIVGIPVYIIIFFIVGSGLGGQIVTGLVSSIALLGYFVGMETSQGTTLGKKMLGLKVVAPGGAAKISPETSIKRNLYVALGIIPCIGGLAELGLIIYMIITTSQDPNKQGWHDKFAGGTQVLKG